From the genome of Blautia pseudococcoides, one region includes:
- a CDS encoding ABC transporter permease translates to MRLGRLVCGDIHFQWKYGFYFIYFILTVLYVCGIGALPEHWKTDIASIMIYSDPAAMGLFFMGAIVLLEKSQKVLNAMVVSPVKISEYILSKTVALIAISTVIALILGVVSGSNHLLGIAVGTALTSAIFTMLGIIAATKISNLNQFLIVIMPIEIICFVPPIVGLFVKLPDIFSFFPFIACMKLITGKSSLLSFDMILVFVTLIILYMVARHTVQHMWRTLGGVKL, encoded by the coding sequence ATGAGATTGGGACGTTTAGTTTGTGGTGATATACATTTCCAATGGAAATATGGTTTCTATTTTATCTACTTTATTTTAACAGTTTTATATGTGTGCGGGATTGGCGCTTTGCCGGAACATTGGAAAACGGATATTGCTTCTATTATGATCTACTCTGACCCGGCAGCAATGGGATTGTTTTTCATGGGAGCGATTGTTCTTTTGGAAAAAAGTCAAAAGGTATTAAATGCTATGGTGGTATCCCCTGTAAAAATATCGGAATATATACTTTCAAAAACAGTTGCGTTGATTGCTATTTCTACGGTAATCGCATTGATATTAGGGGTAGTTTCCGGCAGCAATCATTTACTGGGTATCGCAGTTGGTACTGCTTTAACATCAGCAATCTTTACTATGCTTGGAATTATTGCAGCTACAAAAATTTCAAACTTGAACCAATTTCTCATTGTGATTATGCCAATAGAGATTATTTGCTTTGTACCGCCTATTGTTGGGTTGTTTGTAAAATTGCCAGATATATTTTCCTTTTTCCCCTTTATCGCCTGTATGAAACTTATAACCGGGAAAAGTTCTTTACTATCGTTTGATATGATACTTGTATTTGTTACATTGATTATCCTATACATGGTTGCGCGGCATACAGTTCAGCATATGTGGAGGACGTTAGGAGGTGTAAAGCTATGA
- a CDS encoding ABC transporter ATP-binding protein, with protein sequence MIDVKKLYFSYTDKPFVENVSFHVGKGEIFGFLGPSGAGKSTIQKVLTGLNTRYKGSVKVAGTEIRERTNRFYENIGVDFEFSTCYEKFTARQNLAYFASLYEKQPRSIDELLHMVGLENDGDKKVGDFSKGMRSRLNFIKALIHDPDILFLDEPTSGLDPTNNRLMKDIILAEKKRGKTVIITTHNMFDATELCDQVAFIVAGKVSALDSPHNLIMSRGAAKIQYTYYDKGEKTGECLLDRTTEDKLLKNLISENRLLSIHSSEPTLNDIFVDITGRTLQ encoded by the coding sequence ATGATTGATGTGAAAAAACTGTATTTTAGCTATACCGACAAACCGTTTGTCGAGAATGTGAGTTTCCATGTTGGGAAAGGAGAAATTTTTGGATTTTTGGGCCCCTCTGGTGCCGGAAAATCAACCATTCAAAAAGTTTTGACCGGACTTAATACAAGATATAAAGGCAGCGTAAAAGTTGCAGGTACAGAAATTCGGGAGCGTACAAATCGGTTTTATGAAAATATTGGAGTAGACTTTGAATTTTCAACCTGCTACGAGAAATTCACAGCACGGCAAAATCTCGCCTATTTTGCTTCGTTGTATGAAAAGCAGCCTCGGTCTATTGATGAACTATTGCATATGGTTGGATTGGAAAATGACGGAGATAAAAAGGTTGGCGACTTTTCCAAAGGTATGCGTTCCCGCTTGAATTTTATCAAAGCGTTGATACATGACCCAGACATATTATTCCTTGATGAACCGACAAGCGGTCTTGACCCTACGAATAATCGTTTGATGAAAGATATTATCCTTGCAGAAAAGAAACGTGGGAAAACGGTTATCATCACTACTCACAACATGTTTGACGCAACAGAGCTATGTGACCAGGTAGCCTTTATCGTTGCCGGAAAAGTAAGCGCATTGGATAGTCCGCATAATTTGATTATGTCAAGGGGAGCTGCAAAAATACAATATACCTACTATGACAAAGGTGAGAAAACGGGAGAATGTCTGCTTGATAGAACCACAGAAGATAAGTTATTGAAAAACTTAATTTCCGAAAACCGTCTGCTTTCCATTCATAGTAGTGAGCCTACATTAAATGATATTTTTGTAGATATTACAGGGAGGACACTTCAATGA
- a CDS encoding PEP-utilizing enzyme — translation MPPAQLPEKKVKSISHAPQKQKDGKTVLRGIGTSSGVVTARACVLNSPADFKNFQPGSVLVAVTTTPAWTPLFASASGIVTDIGGPLSHSSIVARECGIPAVMATHTATRSIKNGQMITVDGSEGTVTIDE, via the coding sequence ATGCCACCAGCTCAGTTACCTGAGAAGAAAGTAAAAAGCATATCACATGCACCACAGAAACAAAAAGATGGAAAAACCGTGTTGAGGGGTATAGGAACCAGTTCTGGTGTCGTGACAGCTCGTGCCTGCGTACTAAATAGTCCGGCAGATTTTAAAAATTTCCAGCCAGGAAGTGTTTTGGTTGCCGTTACTACAACTCCGGCTTGGACACCCCTATTTGCCTCTGCAAGTGGAATTGTAACGGATATTGGAGGTCCTCTCAGTCATTCAAGTATTGTTGCACGGGAATGTGGTATCCCTGCCGTTATGGCGACACACACAGCCACGAGAAGTATTAAAAATGGACAAATGATAACGGTGGACGGCTCGGAGGGGACGGTGACGATTGATGAATAA
- a CDS encoding VanZ family protein yields the protein MKNEKKITVALLIVYLLILSWIILFKLQFSFSALDHIRQINLLPFGGSVIANGKIDFDEIINNVIVFIPVGAYFSLLFKNKSVLKAIGSVLGISFVYEIIQFIFAIGASDITDLISNTLGGIIGIALVYVLSIVLKDKTHKILNRIAMVCTVLVVAFLFMLLAVNNMF from the coding sequence ATGAAGAATGAGAAAAAAATTACAGTCGCATTGCTCATTGTTTATTTATTGATTTTATCATGGATTATTTTATTTAAGCTACAATTTTCATTTTCTGCGTTAGACCACATAAGACAAATAAACTTACTTCCTTTTGGTGGTTCAGTTATTGCAAATGGAAAAATTGACTTCGATGAAATTATAAACAATGTCATTGTTTTTATCCCTGTAGGTGCATATTTCAGTTTGCTTTTTAAAAATAAATCTGTTTTAAAAGCAATAGGTTCTGTTTTAGGAATTAGCTTTGTATATGAGATAATTCAATTTATATTTGCTATCGGAGCAAGTGATATTACAGACTTAATTAGCAACACATTAGGGGGTATAATTGGAATTGCATTAGTATATGTATTATCTATTGTTTTAAAGGATAAAACACATAAGATATTAAATCGAATAGCAATGGTATGTACTGTATTAGTAGTTGCCTTCTTATTTATGCTTCTTGCTGTAAATAATATGTTTTAA
- a CDS encoding tyrosine-type recombinase/integrase, whose protein sequence is MIEEFTAHLQSLGKSENTIRTYSHDVTMYLHWCQDSFGEEPQLLYRANILDYISYMRNIRGYHPRTVNNHLSSLKSLNEYLIMSGRQTEAAVLDSDFMKIQIQYASPCTVEKKDVEAFRQRLLESGSKRDFCLVTLYAYSGMRRSECVNLKLDQVDLTAKEIRIVGKGDKHRLVYINDKIVYAIREYLKVRNSDSPYLFVSRQSEKLNPSRINQIFNRYSDVITPKTLRHYFCSNALENGYSIHEVANQAGHSNVQTTLIYSNPTAKEMKDKANRL, encoded by the coding sequence ATGATCGAAGAATTTACTGCTCATCTGCAAAGCTTGGGAAAGTCTGAAAACACAATCCGGACGTACAGTCATGATGTAACGATGTATCTGCATTGGTGCCAGGACAGTTTTGGAGAGGAGCCACAGCTTTTATACCGTGCCAATATTTTGGATTACATTTCCTATATGCGAAATATTCGGGGTTATCATCCGCGTACCGTAAATAACCACCTTTCTTCCTTGAAGAGCCTAAATGAGTATCTGATTATGAGTGGGCGGCAGACGGAAGCTGCTGTGCTGGACAGCGATTTTATGAAAATCCAGATACAGTATGCCAGTCCCTGCACTGTGGAGAAAAAAGATGTAGAGGCATTCCGCCAACGCCTTCTGGAGAGTGGAAGTAAACGGGACTTTTGCCTGGTCACACTTTATGCCTATTCCGGTATGCGGCGGAGTGAATGCGTCAATCTCAAGCTGGATCAGGTTGATCTGACAGCAAAGGAAATCCGGATTGTCGGCAAGGGAGACAAGCACCGCCTGGTCTATATCAATGACAAAATTGTTTACGCGATTCGGGAGTACCTAAAGGTGCGTAATTCGGACAGCCCATATCTGTTCGTCAGCCGCCAGAGTGAGAAGCTGAATCCTTCCCGTATCAACCAGATATTTAACCGATACTCGGATGTCATTACACCGAAGACGCTGCGGCATTATTTCTGCTCCAATGCCCTGGAGAACGGATATTCCATTCACGAAGTCGCCAATCAGGCAGGGCACAGCAATGTGCAAACCACACTCATTTATAGTAACCCGACGGCAAAAGAAATGAAAGACAAAGCCAATCGACTGTGA
- a CDS encoding ABC transporter permease yields MKKILSSTIQVFRQIKSDPMMFAACFTPFVMGALIKFGIPFIERITAFSLQEYYPIFDLLLSIMAPVLLCFAFAMITLEEIDDKVSRYFSITPLGKAGYLFTRLVVPAIISAVIAFIVLLLFSLEKLSIGMTICLALLGSVQAIIVSLMIITLSSNKLEGMAVTKLAALTLLGIPAPFFIDSYYQFAVGFLPSFWVAKAMQNEAVLYFSIGLVVALVWYYFLAKRLFRKLAG; encoded by the coding sequence ATGAAAAAGATATTATCCAGTACCATACAGGTATTTAGGCAAATCAAGAGCGACCCTATGATGTTCGCAGCCTGTTTTACGCCTTTTGTCATGGGAGCTTTGATTAAATTCGGTATTCCATTTATTGAAAGGATAACAGCTTTTTCTTTGCAAGAATACTATCCGATTTTTGATTTATTACTTTCTATCATGGCTCCTGTATTGCTTTGTTTTGCATTTGCCATGATTACGTTAGAGGAAATTGATGATAAAGTATCGCGGTACTTTTCAATTACCCCTCTTGGTAAGGCGGGGTATCTCTTTACAAGGTTGGTAGTACCCGCAATTATTTCAGCGGTCATCGCTTTTATTGTACTGTTGCTTTTTTCATTAGAAAAGTTGTCCATTGGAATGACAATATGTTTGGCGCTTCTCGGCTCAGTACAGGCAATTATTGTTTCACTTATGATTATCACATTATCAAGCAATAAATTAGAGGGTATGGCAGTTACAAAACTAGCTGCACTTACATTACTCGGAATACCAGCCCCCTTTTTTATTGATAGTTACTACCAGTTCGCGGTTGGCTTCCTTCCATCATTTTGGGTAGCGAAAGCCATGCAGAATGAAGCGGTTCTTTATTTCTCCATAGGATTGGTGGTAGCTTTAGTCTGGTACTACTTCCTTGCAAAACGTCTGTTTCGGAAGCTGGCAGGATAA
- a CDS encoding MarR family transcriptional regulator — protein sequence MFDFLETIFGDNIKVSEFDCPAKTPFYIRDGYKIQSLSWNKSQCVLLSPIDSSWRLPTLKKQLIKFQEICEFPCALCLENITSKQRRNLIESNIPFISPSQQVYLPFWGCSFLEKFKTETTVPDKMAPGTQLVFLYLYYLQTTDTVNLTQISRDLLLSKATCTRAIDDLTVSGLITYKTEGTNKWISPSFNKPEFLKKGYPRLKSPVERLIYVRTPFHDSALPKSGVLALADISMVGANEQDGATAISKKAGTQIPSAEIISEQDFRDFGGHILEVWRYDPILLANNGRVDDISLLLSLEDNPNERIQMGLDDIREKHVLPIKHEE from the coding sequence ATGTTTGATTTTTTGGAAACGATATTTGGGGACAATATAAAAGTTTCAGAATTTGATTGTCCGGCCAAAACACCTTTTTATATTCGTGACGGATATAAGATTCAAAGCCTGTCCTGGAATAAAAGCCAGTGTGTACTACTGTCTCCTATTGATTCTTCATGGAGACTTCCAACATTAAAAAAGCAGTTAATTAAATTTCAGGAGATATGCGAATTCCCCTGCGCGCTGTGTCTTGAAAACATAACATCCAAACAGCGGCGTAATCTGATTGAAAGCAATATACCATTTATTTCACCATCCCAACAGGTTTATCTCCCATTCTGGGGCTGTTCCTTTTTGGAAAAATTCAAAACGGAAACAACTGTTCCTGACAAAATGGCGCCCGGAACCCAACTCGTGTTCCTGTATCTGTATTATTTGCAGACTACTGATACCGTCAATTTGACGCAAATATCCAGAGATCTTCTGCTCTCCAAAGCCACCTGCACCAGAGCAATTGATGATCTTACCGTATCCGGCCTAATTACTTACAAGACCGAGGGAACAAACAAATGGATTTCTCCATCCTTTAATAAGCCTGAATTTTTAAAGAAAGGTTATCCCCGCTTAAAATCACCTGTAGAACGACTTATATACGTCAGAACCCCCTTCCATGATTCAGCATTGCCCAAAAGCGGTGTCCTTGCTTTGGCGGATATTTCAATGGTTGGGGCAAACGAACAGGATGGTGCAACTGCCATCTCAAAAAAAGCCGGCACACAAATCCCATCTGCAGAAATTATCTCTGAGCAGGATTTCCGGGATTTTGGAGGGCACATTCTTGAAGTATGGCGCTATGATCCGATTTTGTTGGCAAATAACGGGCGGGTTGATGATATCTCATTGCTGTTAAGTTTGGAAGATAATCCAAATGAACGGATTCAAATGGGTCTGGACGATATAAGAGAAAAACACGTACTTCCAATCAAGCATGAGGAATAA
- a CDS encoding helix-turn-helix domain-containing protein, with product MKERIIMKETQTLLRKQIENEVAERPSMNENMITNTKNLSAVIPKDNDGYCTVYKMDCADGLGLMTVYQVFPGIQLIYNDFEAASCEWNEGLDKNILEINHCREGREGSRLLSGSCLYLGEGDLSIHTMDNCAPEMTFPLKHYRGISVVINLKILSKNMPEILSESEIDLMGFKEKFCADGKCFIMRAKNEIDHVFSELYSIPDCLQKPYFKLKVQELLLFLCMVDVSQEKQRELYTSPQVEIVKEIHRKLVSDLQIRPTIEELSKEFLINTTTLKNTFKGIYGQPIGTYMKEYRIKQAAVLLRQTQATIAEIANQVGYENQSKFATAFRDVIKIAPAEYRKQNVGE from the coding sequence ATGAAAGAAAGAATTATAATGAAAGAAACTCAAACTCTATTGAGAAAACAAATAGAAAACGAAGTAGCAGAAAGGCCCAGTATGAATGAAAATATGATTACGAATACGAAGAACCTGTCTGCGGTTATTCCGAAAGATAATGATGGATACTGTACAGTTTACAAAATGGATTGTGCAGATGGTCTTGGTCTTATGACTGTTTATCAAGTATTTCCTGGCATTCAGCTAATTTACAATGACTTTGAAGCGGCGAGCTGTGAATGGAATGAAGGTCTGGATAAAAATATTTTAGAAATAAACCACTGCCGAGAAGGGCGGGAAGGCAGCCGTTTATTAAGCGGCTCATGCCTCTATCTTGGAGAAGGCGACCTCTCAATCCACACAATGGATAACTGTGCGCCAGAGATGACTTTTCCATTAAAACATTATCGGGGAATATCCGTTGTCATCAACCTGAAAATTTTATCGAAGAATATGCCGGAAATACTTTCCGAAAGTGAAATTGACTTGATGGGATTTAAAGAAAAATTTTGTGCTGACGGAAAATGCTTTATTATGCGCGCAAAAAACGAAATTGACCATGTTTTTTCAGAACTTTATTCCATACCGGATTGCCTGCAAAAGCCCTATTTTAAGCTGAAAGTTCAGGAGCTGCTTTTGTTTTTATGTATGGTGGACGTGTCACAGGAAAAGCAGCGAGAATTATACACATCTCCACAGGTTGAGATTGTAAAAGAGATACATCGAAAGCTAGTTTCAGACTTGCAGATTAGACCAACGATTGAAGAGCTTTCCAAAGAGTTCCTAATCAATACGACAACCTTAAAGAACACATTTAAGGGTATCTATGGTCAACCTATTGGAACTTATATGAAAGAGTACCGAATAAAGCAGGCTGCTGTACTACTACGCCAAACCCAAGCTACCATAGCGGAAATCGCAAATCAGGTTGGATATGAAAACCAAAGTAAATTTGCAACAGCCTTTCGAGATGTGATAAAAATTGCACCGGCTGAATACCGCAAACAGAATGTTGGCGAGTAA
- a CDS encoding MFS transporter produces MNKKPIFALNLATLVIALGYSLILPVMPFYMENLGAGGRELGWLTAVYALAQTVCAPFWGALSDRIGRKPIISIGIIGYSISLFLFGLASSFWTLFIARSLSGILSSATSVASLAYVGDSSSEEERSKNMSQLGASMSVGVMMGPLLGGILAGYSLALPFFTGAGISFIAFLLILTLLPESIERSGQTEKRKPFDFSDLKNIIFGSAGMVLILIFVVHFCQTGLQGITGLYVVDKFGFSTKQVGVIWMALAGILIVVQGFLTGPLAKKIGEKPLILIGVFCKALVAFAMVLTTGFVSVLVVFGLFAVSSAITVPTLNATLSKTDNQHKGTLMGFASTAGNLSKVIAPLLTGYLYESNIELPYITTGGIALIGVVICYIWIKNQKNK; encoded by the coding sequence ATGAATAAAAAGCCGATTTTCGCTTTAAATCTTGCTACTTTGGTGATTGCGTTAGGATATAGCTTAATTCTTCCTGTCATGCCATTTTACATGGAAAATCTAGGTGCTGGCGGTCGTGAGCTTGGATGGCTCACTGCCGTATATGCTCTGGCACAAACAGTATGCGCACCTTTTTGGGGTGCACTGTCCGACCGAATTGGTAGAAAGCCGATTATCAGCATTGGTATTATAGGATATTCCATCAGTTTGTTCCTGTTCGGTTTGGCTTCATCCTTCTGGACACTATTTATAGCTCGCAGTTTATCGGGTATTTTGTCATCTGCTACGTCCGTTGCATCTTTGGCATATGTTGGAGATTCCAGTTCGGAGGAAGAAAGAAGCAAGAATATGAGTCAACTTGGAGCTTCAATGAGCGTTGGCGTAATGATGGGACCATTATTGGGAGGCATTCTTGCAGGCTATTCGCTTGCGCTCCCATTCTTTACCGGAGCTGGCATTTCATTTATTGCCTTTCTGCTAATTCTAACACTTTTGCCAGAGTCAATTGAGCGTTCAGGACAGACGGAAAAAAGAAAACCCTTTGATTTTTCAGACCTGAAAAACATAATTTTTGGCTCAGCAGGAATGGTTTTGATACTTATTTTCGTCGTGCATTTCTGTCAAACAGGCTTGCAAGGAATTACGGGGCTGTATGTCGTAGATAAGTTTGGATTTTCCACTAAGCAAGTTGGTGTTATTTGGATGGCTCTAGCAGGTATTTTGATTGTAGTACAAGGCTTTTTGACTGGTCCTTTAGCAAAAAAAATTGGTGAGAAGCCACTAATACTGATAGGTGTGTTTTGCAAAGCCTTAGTAGCGTTTGCCATGGTATTGACAACTGGGTTTGTTAGTGTGTTGGTGGTTTTTGGCTTATTTGCGGTATCTTCTGCTATTACAGTACCCACATTAAACGCAACCCTTTCAAAAACTGACAATCAGCATAAAGGAACACTGATGGGATTTGCCAGTACCGCCGGAAATCTTAGCAAAGTTATTGCTCCTTTATTAACTGGGTATCTGTATGAAAGCAATATTGAATTACCATATATAACCACGGGAGGGATAGCCTTAATCGGAGTGGTTATCTGCTATATCTGGATAAAAAATCAAAAGAACAAATGA
- a CDS encoding TetR/AcrR family transcriptional regulator has product MPKGIILTPEQQEERREEIISVALQLIEKNGFQKTSMREIANLANMGKSSLYDFFKTKDEIFVYAVEKEIEETIKKVHRIIADESSPEQCLRKIMLNHLGVPKQQRTVLMWLNTESDYLEEDYRKRLKTARYAYQDIIKSVIENGVESGVFRKTNADLMTRLLINSIISIIYTSRPSASPEKMLDETMDIFLHGIMNDGGELL; this is encoded by the coding sequence ATGCCAAAAGGAATTATTCTTACACCAGAACAACAAGAAGAGCGCCGAGAAGAAATAATCAGTGTTGCTTTGCAGCTCATAGAGAAAAATGGATTCCAAAAAACATCTATGAGGGAAATTGCGAATTTAGCAAACATGGGAAAGTCCAGTCTGTATGATTTTTTCAAAACGAAAGACGAGATTTTTGTATATGCAGTTGAGAAAGAAATAGAAGAAACAATTAAAAAGGTTCATAGGATTATTGCCGATGAATCCTCGCCGGAACAGTGTCTTAGAAAAATCATGCTGAATCATCTTGGAGTACCAAAGCAGCAGCGAACGGTGCTGATGTGGTTAAATACAGAATCTGACTATTTAGAAGAAGATTATCGAAAGCGGCTGAAAACTGCGCGTTACGCATATCAGGATATTATAAAATCTGTAATTGAAAATGGAGTGGAATCAGGCGTCTTCCGTAAGACGAATGCCGATCTTATGACGCGTTTGTTAATTAACTCCATTATATCAATCATTTACACATCCCGACCATCAGCCAGTCCGGAGAAAATGCTTGATGAAACAATGGATATATTTCTACACGGAATTATGAATGATGGAGGTGAATTATTATGA
- a CDS encoding TetR/AcrR family transcriptional regulator: MPRFTEQEKEIINSKLLIEGEKLFALHGLKKVTVDDLVAAVNISKGSFYAFYPSKEHLYVEINFRLQKELFTSIETTVKKKKYKNHRDLAKDVIMLSLTGVITSPILSQIDLSLMDYLQRKISSDIFENHMYSDIRILEILEDLGVVFLVPHTVIIKSLYSVLSCLEQFKEDEELNMIQNLLVNGIIQQVVAE, encoded by the coding sequence TTGCCACGATTTACGGAACAAGAAAAAGAAATCATAAACAGTAAACTTTTGATAGAGGGAGAAAAGCTGTTTGCATTACACGGCTTAAAAAAAGTAACAGTTGATGATTTAGTAGCTGCTGTAAACATATCAAAAGGTTCTTTCTATGCTTTTTATCCCAGTAAAGAACATCTATATGTTGAAATCAATTTTCGCTTACAAAAAGAGTTATTTACAAGTATAGAAACAACCGTTAAAAAGAAAAAGTATAAGAACCATAGAGATTTAGCAAAGGACGTTATCATGCTAAGTTTAACGGGGGTGATTACTTCGCCTATTCTTTCACAGATTGATTTATCTTTAATGGACTATCTGCAAAGAAAAATATCGTCAGATATTTTTGAAAATCATATGTACAGTGATATTCGTATATTGGAGATATTGGAGGATTTAGGGGTTGTATTTTTGGTTCCGCATACGGTTATTATAAAATCCCTGTATTCTGTTTTATCCTGTTTGGAACAATTCAAAGAGGACGAAGAACTGAATATGATACAAAATCTTTTAGTGAATGGTATTATTCAGCAAGTAGTAGCAGAGTAA
- a CDS encoding helix-turn-helix domain-containing protein produces MPFCFGKDFNLSKFALEIESETAIKEILKFYDAYICKLCLRTFYHSESGKI; encoded by the coding sequence ATGCCATTTTGTTTTGGAAAAGACTTTAATCTGTCAAAGTTTGCTCTTGAAATTGAAAGTGAAACCGCAATAAAGGAAATTTTGAAATTCTATGACGCTTATATCTGTAAATTATGCTTGCGTACTTTTTACCACTCTGAAAGTGGTAAAATCTAA
- the srtB gene encoding class B sortase encodes MKIKRIICTILILIFASGIVIGAIQLYKQHREYSEGEDSYTDLDHYVKLPEEPKEPSPSPTDETESGGREWPVVDFASLQEINPDIVGWIYIEGTGINYPVVQGRDNQYYLKHLFSGEWNGSGCIFLDSRNRLDFSDRHSIIYGHHMKNGAMFSGLTEYKKQEYYNEHPIALLLTPDKNYEIEIFGGYVASVQDKAWEVAFPSDSDFTEWLDKARERSCFTSEITPAVTDQILTFSTCSYEFNNARFVLLGVLRPEE; translated from the coding sequence ATGAAGATAAAAAGGATTATTTGTACTATACTGATTTTGATATTTGCAAGCGGTATTGTGATAGGTGCCATCCAATTATATAAGCAGCACCGTGAGTATTCGGAAGGCGAGGACTCCTATACTGATTTGGACCATTATGTGAAGCTGCCTGAAGAGCCTAAAGAACCTTCCCCATCTCCCACAGATGAAACTGAGTCTGGAGGACGGGAATGGCCGGTTGTAGATTTTGCTTCCCTGCAGGAAATCAATCCGGATATCGTAGGGTGGATTTATATTGAAGGAACAGGAATCAATTACCCGGTTGTGCAGGGCAGGGATAACCAGTATTATCTAAAGCATTTATTCAGCGGAGAGTGGAACGGATCCGGCTGCATATTTCTGGACAGCAGAAACAGATTGGATTTCTCAGATCGACACAGCATCATCTATGGGCATCATATGAAAAATGGCGCCATGTTTTCCGGGCTGACGGAGTATAAGAAGCAGGAGTATTATAACGAGCATCCTATTGCCCTGTTATTGACGCCGGATAAAAACTATGAGATAGAGATTTTCGGCGGGTATGTGGCCAGCGTTCAGGATAAGGCGTGGGAAGTGGCATTTCCCTCAGACTCAGATTTTACAGAGTGGCTGGATAAAGCCAGAGAGCGTTCATGCTTTACCAGTGAAATTACCCCGGCAGTCACAGACCAGATTCTGACGTTCTCTACCTGCAGCTACGAATTTAACAATGCCAGGTTTGTATTGCTGGGCGTATTAAGGCCGGAAGAGTAA
- a CDS encoding response regulator transcription factor, with protein MRKNCVLIIDHDLQTCKAIKYNLKSETTEAYYTLTVQEGLTALATRDYEVVILNVCFPEIDGMELLRTLRCMKPMPILLLSTSSVLADKVQALETGADDFLTKPFKTEECLAHIYALLQRFTS; from the coding sequence ATGCGAAAAAACTGTGTTTTGATAATCGACCACGATTTACAAACTTGCAAAGCCATTAAATACAATCTGAAAAGTGAAACAACAGAAGCCTACTACACTCTAACCGTCCAGGAAGGGTTAACAGCTCTGGCAACGCGAGACTACGAAGTCGTAATTCTTAACGTATGCTTTCCTGAAATAGATGGCATGGAGCTATTAAGGACACTGCGGTGTATGAAACCTATGCCAATCCTGTTGCTTTCTACGTCGTCGGTGTTAGCAGACAAAGTACAGGCGTTGGAAACAGGGGCTGACGACTTCCTGACAAAGCCTTTTAAAACCGAGGAATGTCTTGCCCATATCTATGCGCTTTTACAACGTTTCACCAGTTGA
- a CDS encoding helix-turn-helix domain-containing protein gives MPRYFKKARQINNLKVIEAAEKLGISQPTLSAWEGERKSPSVEGLEKMSDLYGVTTDFLLGRSEQGISVQSVPVPSESLPIFHGKPVWSAKHGWMLVNTINHTLMLSNGQTIPFSDAQKLFTLPQLFSEPSLPSGKPLVLSEIRQFTQIWLEPISPDSDLRTELRGWYQVKKHYVQNEYGNRFYLDTYEAKWLAFHPEQQ, from the coding sequence ATGCCGAGATATTTTAAGAAAGCAAGGCAAATTAATAATTTGAAAGTAATTGAGGCTGCCGAAAAACTCGGCATCTCCCAACCAACTCTAAGTGCATGGGAGGGAGAACGCAAATCCCCCTCTGTTGAAGGACTTGAGAAAATGTCCGATCTCTACGGCGTAACAACCGATTTTCTTCTTGGACGGTCGGAGCAGGGAATCTCAGTTCAATCTGTACCAGTTCCTTCAGAGTCGCTTCCAATTTTTCACGGAAAACCGGTTTGGTCCGCGAAGCATGGTTGGATGCTGGTCAACACCATCAATCATACTCTGATGCTCTCAAACGGGCAAACCATTCCGTTCTCTGATGCCCAAAAGCTGTTTACGCTGCCGCAGCTGTTTTCCGAGCCGAGTCTGCCATCCGGAAAGCCTCTTGTCTTATCTGAGATCCGGCAATTTACTCAGATATGGCTGGAACCCATTTCCCCAGACTCAGATTTGCGGACTGAATTACGCGGTTGGTATCAGGTAAAAAAACATTACGTTCAAAATGAGTATGGAAACCGGTTTTATTTAGATACTTATGAAGCTAAATGGCTCGCCTTTCATCCTGAACAGCAATAA